The DNA sequence TCATGAAAAAACCCAGCGCCCACTACCGTGAGCAGTTGCTTGGCGGGGCCTTGACCGAGGACATCGATCAGGCCGCGACCTTGCCGTATCTGGACGGTTTGGTGGAAGCCCTGGAGCGTCCGGTGACGAGGATCGCCTACAAGGGGGTGCTGGTCTGGCGCTATGAGGATGGGGCTCCGGAACCCCGTGGACTCTACCTGCATGGGCCGGTGGGCCGTGGAAAATCGATGCTCATGCAGTCGGTATTCGATTCGGTCTCGTTTTCCGAGAAGAGACGGGTCCATTTTCATCCCTTCATGGACGAACTGCATCAGCGCCTCCACAAGGCCAAACCGGAGGTCAATGTCGATGTGATGCTTTATATCGCCAGCACCATCGCCATGGAATCAAGATTGCTTTGCTTCGACGAGTTTTTCATCGATCATATCGCCGATGGCATGCTTCTGGGCCGGTTGCTCGATGCCCTGTTCCAATGCGGGGTGACCCTGTGCGCCACTTCCAACTGGGAACCGGACAATCTGTTCAAGGGGGGATACAATCGGGCAAGTTTTCTTCCATTGCTCAACATCATCAAAAAAAACATCGAACCTCTGGATCTTTCCAGTGGCGCGGATTGGCGGCGCAAGGGGGGGGGAACCGCGAGCCTCAAGGAAGGGTCGCCCGAGGATGAGTTTACGCGCCTGGCGGGGCAACAGGCCCGTCCGGAACTGGTGACTTTGGGACGTCATGAAATCGGCGCAAGGGGGCGGCAGGGCGGGCTTTTCTGGTTTGACTTTCGTGAATTATGCATGCGTCCCCTGGGGGTTGCCGAATTCATGGACCTGTGCGGGATGGCGACGACACTTTTGATCTCCGGCATTCCCGACCTTCGGGCCAATGTGGTCGATTCCGCCTCCCGTTTTGTCATCCTGGTCGATCTTTTGTATGAATCGAGAATTCCGTTGCGTCTTTACAGTGACCTGGAGTTCGACGACCTCTGTCCCGAGGGACCGGTGGCGTTCGAGTTTCGCCGGGCGGCGTCCCGTTGCGTCGAACTGATGCGGTTCAACGGTACCGTTTGACCGGTGGAGCAACCGTTCATACTCCCCTTGACAGGATTCCCACTGAGCAGGGAATGACGGAGTCTGAACGGTGATCCGGTGGATGATCTATTCAGACCTCACGCTCCACCCTGTTTCTCCCGCGATTCTTCGCGGAATAAAGAGCCTTGTCAGCCCGACCGACCAATACGTTGACAGTGTCATCGTCCGTGCATTGACTCACTCCAAAACTTGCTGTGACATTGCCAACATCATTGAATGGATTTTTTTCAATGATTCGGCGTATTTTTTCTGCAATTTCATAGGCCCCTTCCAGTCTTGTTTCAGAGCAGATCAACATGAATTCTTCTCCACCCCATCGCCCGAATACATCGGTATCTCGTACATGAGACCGAATCAGCTCTGCGATTTTGCACAGCACAGCATCTCCAACATTGTGCCCGAATCGATCGTTGATGCTTTTAAATTTATCGACATCACCCAGGACGACAGAAAAAACATTTCCATACCTGTTGTATGATTTCATCAATTCAGACAGCGTCGCATCAAGTTTGTATCGGTTATAGACCCCAGTCAGCCTGTCGGTCATGTAGAGTCTTTCCAATTGTGAGTTCTTGACATCAAGATCTTTGGCATACTGTTCCATTTCACGATATGAGTCATCACGTTCTTTTGTAACAGTATTTGCAAAATGTGTGATTGCCTGGAAAATTTTTCTTGGTGAAACGTCAAGAAGATTTGGACCTGATGTTTCCTGATGCCTGGGAAGGATATATTGGCGAGGTACAGGATTTTCGCTGATACCGACAAACGTCATTGTGTTGTTCAATACCTCATGATGACCTTCTTCATGGGTAAAATATTCTCCGTAGGTAAAGAATCCTGAAACTGGTGCAATTCTTGAGACTGCCGCGATTTCCTGGTCGATACTCTTGTGCAATATTTTTTTCCGACCGCCACAACTGAACATCCAGATTGATTCGATATGGTTTTCAACTTTGCCATCAAGATAGGCATCATCGAGAAGCATGTCTACATTGGCGTAACCAAATACGACGTGCTCTCCAACATTCATTATTCCTGAGAAATGGCATGATCCTGTTGTTTCATCAATATCAAGGAGAATACGGGAAATGTACATGTTCCCTCGTTTTATCATTAGAGGAAAAACACTGCTTATTGAGATTAGATTGTCCTCGGTAACGCCGCCAAAATAATATCTATATAAATCAGTCACCTTATACCCATTGATGGTGCGCACAATATTCATATGGGAGTCTGTGATAATCATTTCACTTCCCATAGGTTCCCAATTAAATTTCATGAATTGTTTTACAAATAGTGATTCACCAGAAATAGAAACAACGACGGCTCCGTTTCCAATAATATCTTTTCCGTGGAAAATGAGACTTTCTTTCAATCGATCATTATCTCCGGCGCAGCCACCCACAACGATGGCGGATGGCGCGATGTGTCCAAGACACGTCAATAGTTCCGAAGGAATGACATCGATGCCAGCGCTTAGCAGAAGAAACATCTTTGTATTTTTGTTGACAATGCACCCAACATTGGATATTTCGCCATCAATCAATACGGATGCGGCAACTTGGCTTGAGTTAAACGCTGAAAATGAGATAATCACACTGTCTGACTGCGATGCGCCATCAATAATTTCTCCAGTTGTTGTTGCCCCAACAATAATGGCATCAGGAAGATATTGATGAAGCTCTGACAAGATATTATAAATAAATCCTCTGTCAAGGACGCCGGAATATACCTGGACAAGAAGGTTTCCCAGCTTATGGATATCGTTTTCGAGTATAAAATTCCGAATTTTTTGTCCACCCCTATAGATGGTATTAAATACCTTCATGATGCACCTCACATAGAGAAATATTGAACTTTCTGTTGATGACTCTGTGACTGGTAGACATGACATCAATTGGTGGCATGATGCAGGGCGTGTCACACCAGGGTTGGTCGAATCGGGTCACATTTTCCACTCCCGGACCAGGACCATGAGCATCATTGCCCCCCAGCGTCGCGCCAGGGACTGGGGGTGCGCCTCCAGATGCACCACCCCCCGTTGACGCAACGGTGGCTTCATGGACGCACCCGTTCCCTGGAGGCGGATCCGGAACAGCGCTTCCTCGGGAACCAGAAGGCCGTTTTGTTCCACCACCTTGACGGGACCGCCGAACAACGAAGCGAGCAATGGTTCGTCCATGTCGGTGATGCCCATCGTTTCGGTGGACGTGCGCTGAATGGCGATGGGGGGCATCTCCGCCACATCGGCGATGAACCATCCCTTGGCCTCGGGACCGACCCGTTTGAGAACCTCCTCGGCGAGAAAGGCATCCACCGAAAAACGTTCCCGACGTATCACCGTCGCCAGGTGTTCACCGGAGCGCAACCAGGTCCCCACGGCCAGATCGGGGGAGACATCGACCAGTGTTCCTGCAAAGGGAGCCGACAGGATCAGGCGTTCCAGGGTGGACTGAATGCCTGCCAGGGAGGCGGCGCTGCGTTCCCGTTCACCTTGGGCAACCCGCACCCGCCGTGCCCAGTCCAGATCCAATCCGCCGATGGCGCGTTCCCGTTCCGCATGATCCAGGCGGACCTGATGCAATTTTCTTGAGTGTTCAAGTTCGGGAGCGTCAAGCACGAACAAGGCCTGCCCCTGGACCACCGTTCCGGAAGGGGGAAGATCCATGCCTGCCAGGCGGGCGGGACGCGGGGCATAGAGGTGGACCAGCGCCTCTCCCTGAAGAAGGGCCGGGGCGGTGATGTGTCCCGACCACGGCCACAGCGCCAGCGCCATCAGTCCGCTGACCAGCAGCGGCAGACGTAAGCGCGAGCGCGCCTGACTGAAGACCCCGGGCCATTTTTTCAGCTCTCTTCCCAGGGGCAGCAGAATGAACCAGCCGATTTCGACCGCAAACAGGGCGATTCCCACCACCTTGATGAAAAAATGATAGACCAACAAGGCAATGCCAAGAAACAGCAACAATCGGTACATCCAGGTCGCCACGGCGAAGACGACGAGAAACCGGGTCATGACCGGTGAAATTTGTTCCGGAGGCGGGGTCATTGGGTTGAACAGGAGTTTTCGTAACCACCAGCGTCCCATATCGAAGGCGCGTTGGTGCAGATTGGCGAGGTCCAACGCATCGGACAGGACAAAGTAACCATCGAATCGCATGAATGGCGAAAGGTTGATGGCCAGGGTCGTGGCCAAAGAGGTGGTGGCGATCCAGAAGGCGATGTCCCGAGCGCTTCCCCCTGGCAACACGTTCCACGCCAGGAGGGCCAGAACGGCCAGGCCCCCTTCCGCCACGACACCGCCCGAGGCGATGGCAAGACGGCGTCGGCGATCGTCGAGTTTCCAGGCTTCGGTGGTGTCGGTATACAGCATCGGCAGAAGTACCAGAAACGCTACCCCCATGGTCGGAACCCGGCAACCCGCCTGTTTGGCGGTGTAGGCATGTCCCAGTTCATGAATGCTTTTGACCGCCATCAGGGTCAGGCCGTAGCCGAAAAGGCTGTTCAGACCCAGATGAGCGAGAAGTGTCGCCTGGAAATGGTCCCACTGTCGCAACAGCAGAAAAACGTCGATCCCTGCCAGACCGATCATGACCCAGAGAAAAGGGAGGGAAAAAAATGGCGCCACCCAGGGCAGGGTGCGATCGAGAAATGAATCCGGTCGAACCAGGGGAATGCGGAAAAACAGGTAATGATGCAACAACCACTGGAGCCACGGACCTTTTTCCGACGTGACCCTGTGCGCCAGTCGGCGGCTCCCGGCGGGATGGACCGATCGTGTCAGATGGTTGTCGGCGAGAAACCGGGACAACGCCGTCACATCTCTTTCTTCCAGGTCCAAAGTCGTTTCCTGGGCAATGCGTTCGAGGATTCGCGAGACATTCCCTTCGTGCCAGCGGGAAAGGATTTCGAAGGCGACCCAATCGATGCGGAAGAAATGATTCCTCCCAGGATCGGCCAGTGTCCAGGAGGGGGAACCATCGCGGGCCGGCGGGGCTGGCCTGAGGATCACCTCCTGGCGCAATTTGGGCAGGGGTCCGGAGGCCGTCGCCATCATTGTCCCAACCATTGACGGATAAGCGCGATCGGTCGCCGCATCATCCACCAACCCACCGTGACCGTCTCCCCTGCGATCCGTGCGGTCCCTTTGAGTCCCAGGCGGGGTGGCGGGAGCGCATCGATGAAACGGGCGCGCATTCGGTAACTCACGAGGTCACCCGGTCGAACCTCCGCCTCGTAGGCGAGCATGCGCATGCGCGCTGTCCGTGGATGCAGGGGATCGATGTTGAGGAACAACGTGACGGCAACTTCTTCGGGCAGTGGAATCAGGTCTCCAGGGGCAATCCAGGCTTCGATTTCCACATCCTGTTCCGAGGCGATGGTCAGGATTTTCTCTCCTGTGACCACGGGACGGCCAATCCAACTCTGGGTATCGCCGAAGAGGGCGAGACCCGCCCGAGTCGCTTTGACCCGGCAGCGTCCGAGCAATTCCCTCAATCCTTCCGCCTCCAGTTTTTTTTCTTCCACCCGGCCCGACAGAATGGCCAGTTGTCCCTTGGAGCGCGGATCCTGCAATGCCGATTGCGTTGTGATGTGGTATTCCGATTCGGCGATGGCCAGGCTTTTCTCGGCGATTTCCAATCGGCTGCTCAATGTGGTGTCATCAAGATCGAAAAGTGGTTGTCCGGGAACGACCAGGGTATTGGGTGCGACATGAAAATGTTCTACCACCCCATCCATGGGGGAACGCACCACCTCCGGATGACTGGGGACGACTTCGGCGGGGGCCAGTGCCGTCAGCGGAATCCGGAAGGCGAGGAGAATCCCCAGGGAGAGGACCGTCAGGAGACGCCATTTCCACGACCGTTGCCACCGCCACCAGGAAAATTTTTGTCGGAGCCGCTCCCGACAATGCCACGCATGGCCGTAAATGCCTGCCAGATGGTCAAGGATTTCCCCTTCGGCTTCGACAAACGGGGTCTCGCGCGCCAGAAGCAACCATCCTTTTCGCACCGCTGCCGATTTCAAGGGAAGGGCGATGGCATGGGGCGGCAACCATTCGCGCCATCCTTCGGCAATGGCTTCGGGGGCCTCGTCCAACGACATCGGAATCGGGGTCGTGGCGGATGCCTTGTCCAGCGGTACAAACAGCTGCCGCAACCACAGGACAAAGGGGGCCCCTGGTTCGGCCCTGGGAATGCCCGACAACGCAACCACCTTTCGTTCGGTACCGCACCACAACACCCCTTGCCGATAGGGTGCCAATGAATAAGTTTCATTGACCATCACAAAAAACAATTCCGCAAGCGATCCTGCTTCCCGCGTCCGCTCGGCCAATCGCAGGAGAACGACCAGGGGTGGGGGCGAGGAGCGGGTGTTTCCGGTCGGTTCAACGTCGATGGGTTGAACCGGACCGGTCATGGCGGGACCGTGGGCGGGGGATTCAGCATGACGCGACCGCTCATTCCGGGGAGAAGGTCGGTAGGCTTTTCCTGAAACCGACCGGTGACCTTGATCGATTGGCTGACCGCATCGACCCGTGCGCCGATGCGCAGCACCTGGGCGGGATAGTCACGTCCGGTTTCATCGACCTGCAGGACGAAGGGAAGATGGGGTGACATCCAGCGCAACCATCGGGAAGGGACGATGAACTCGATTTCCATGGCGCTGTCGTCGATGAGGTCCAGGATGGCCTGACCGGCCTGGACGTACTGGTGCTGCCGTCCTTTTTGTTCGGCAACCCGTCCTGAAAAAGGGGCCAGAAGAATACACTTGGCAACGGTTGCCGTCATCAGGGCGACTTCGGCACGGGCCTTTGCCGCCTCGGCGGCGCTCGTGACCTCTTCCATGCGGCCTGCCGATTTCATCTCCACCAGTCGTGCGTTGACCGCGGATACTTTTTCTGCCGCCGCGAGGACCACCCTGGCTTTTTGCAGTTGTGCCTGCTGAATGGCACAATCGAGGGTGACCAAGGGCTCCCCCGCTTTGAATCGCCCCCCTTCCGCGACATGAATGCGTACCAGCCGCGCCGGCAATTCGCTGGAGAGGGTCGTATAATCCCTGGGAAGAATCTGGGCCCGCAGGCTGTCGGCATGCAGCGCATCCGGCAAGGCGGATGGAGCGGGTCGATCCGCAGCGACCGGAATGGTTACCGATTCCGTCGGCGGCTGCGATGGCGCAGAGAAGGTTGCCGCCACTGCCTCCTGGAAAAACCCGGAGAGGAGCGGGAACAGGATCGAGATGACCTTGATCGTCCCTGGCTTCATGGGGTTCGGGTGACGACGGAGGCGGCGATCCATGCCCCATCGCCGATCCGCAACCATGCGCCATCCGGGCTGGAATCCTGAATCACGACGGGCTGATTGCTGTTCA is a window from the Magnetococcales bacterium genome containing:
- the zapE gene encoding cell division protein ZapE, with protein sequence MSEKIMKKPSAHYREQLLGGALTEDIDQAATLPYLDGLVEALERPVTRIAYKGVLVWRYEDGAPEPRGLYLHGPVGRGKSMLMQSVFDSVSFSEKRRVHFHPFMDELHQRLHKAKPEVNVDVMLYIASTIAMESRLLCFDEFFIDHIADGMLLGRLLDALFQCGVTLCATSNWEPDNLFKGGYNRASFLPLLNIIKKNIEPLDLSSGADWRRKGGGTASLKEGSPEDEFTRLAGQQARPELVTLGRHEIGARGRQGGLFWFDFRELCMRPLGVAEFMDLCGMATTLLISGIPDLRANVVDSASRFVILVDLLYESRIPLRLYSDLEFDDLCPEGPVAFEFRRAASRCVELMRFNGTV
- a CDS encoding GGDEF domain-containing protein, whose product is MKVFNTIYRGGQKIRNFILENDIHKLGNLLVQVYSGVLDRGFIYNILSELHQYLPDAIIVGATTTGEIIDGASQSDSVIISFSAFNSSQVAASVLIDGEISNVGCIVNKNTKMFLLLSAGIDVIPSELLTCLGHIAPSAIVVGGCAGDNDRLKESLIFHGKDIIGNGAVVVSISGESLFVKQFMKFNWEPMGSEMIITDSHMNIVRTINGYKVTDLYRYYFGGVTEDNLISISSVFPLMIKRGNMYISRILLDIDETTGSCHFSGIMNVGEHVVFGYANVDMLLDDAYLDGKVENHIESIWMFSCGGRKKILHKSIDQEIAAVSRIAPVSGFFTYGEYFTHEEGHHEVLNNTMTFVGISENPVPRQYILPRHQETSGPNLLDVSPRKIFQAITHFANTVTKERDDSYREMEQYAKDLDVKNSQLERLYMTDRLTGVYNRYKLDATLSELMKSYNRYGNVFSVVLGDVDKFKSINDRFGHNVGDAVLCKIAELIRSHVRDTDVFGRWGGEEFMLICSETRLEGAYEIAEKIRRIIEKNPFNDVGNVTASFGVSQCTDDDTVNVLVGRADKALYSAKNRGRNRVEREV
- a CDS encoding HlyD family efflux transporter periplasmic adaptor subunit, yielding MMATASGPLPKLRQEVILRPAPPARDGSPSWTLADPGRNHFFRIDWVAFEILSRWHEGNVSRILERIAQETTLDLEERDVTALSRFLADNHLTRSVHPAGSRRLAHRVTSEKGPWLQWLLHHYLFFRIPLVRPDSFLDRTLPWVAPFFSLPFLWVMIGLAGIDVFLLLRQWDHFQATLLAHLGLNSLFGYGLTLMAVKSIHELGHAYTAKQAGCRVPTMGVAFLVLLPMLYTDTTEAWKLDDRRRRLAIASGGVVAEGGLAVLALLAWNVLPGGSARDIAFWIATTSLATTLAINLSPFMRFDGYFVLSDALDLANLHQRAFDMGRWWLRKLLFNPMTPPPEQISPVMTRFLVVFAVATWMYRLLLFLGIALLVYHFFIKVVGIALFAVEIGWFILLPLGRELKKWPGVFSQARSRLRLPLLVSGLMALALWPWSGHITAPALLQGEALVHLYAPRPARLAGMDLPPSGTVVQGQALFVLDAPELEHSRKLHQVRLDHAERERAIGGLDLDWARRVRVAQGERERSAASLAGIQSTLERLILSAPFAGTLVDVSPDLAVGTWLRSGEHLATVIRRERFSVDAFLAEEVLKRVGPEAKGWFIADVAEMPPIAIQRTSTETMGITDMDEPLLASLFGGPVKVVEQNGLLVPEEALFRIRLQGTGASMKPPLRQRGVVHLEAHPQSLARRWGAMMLMVLVREWKM
- a CDS encoding HlyD family efflux transporter periplasmic adaptor subunit, translated to MTGPVQPIDVEPTGNTRSSPPPLVVLLRLAERTREAGSLAELFFVMVNETYSLAPYRQGVLWCGTERKVVALSGIPRAEPGAPFVLWLRQLFVPLDKASATTPIPMSLDEAPEAIAEGWREWLPPHAIALPLKSAAVRKGWLLLARETPFVEAEGEILDHLAGIYGHAWHCRERLRQKFSWWRWQRSWKWRLLTVLSLGILLAFRIPLTALAPAEVVPSHPEVVRSPMDGVVEHFHVAPNTLVVPGQPLFDLDDTTLSSRLEIAEKSLAIAESEYHITTQSALQDPRSKGQLAILSGRVEEKKLEAEGLRELLGRCRVKATRAGLALFGDTQSWIGRPVVTGEKILTIASEQDVEIEAWIAPGDLIPLPEEVAVTLFLNIDPLHPRTARMRMLAYEAEVRPGDLVSYRMRARFIDALPPPRLGLKGTARIAGETVTVGWWMMRRPIALIRQWLGQ
- a CDS encoding efflux RND transporter periplasmic adaptor subunit, with protein sequence MDRRLRRHPNPMKPGTIKVISILFPLLSGFFQEAVAATFSAPSQPPTESVTIPVAADRPAPSALPDALHADSLRAQILPRDYTTLSSELPARLVRIHVAEGGRFKAGEPLVTLDCAIQQAQLQKARVVLAAAEKVSAVNARLVEMKSAGRMEEVTSAAEAAKARAEVALMTATVAKCILLAPFSGRVAEQKGRQHQYVQAGQAILDLIDDSAMEIEFIVPSRWLRWMSPHLPFVLQVDETGRDYPAQVLRIGARVDAVSQSIKVTGRFQEKPTDLLPGMSGRVMLNPPPTVPP